GAGAAAATCCgttcttaaaatataaattgcatGTTGTGCTAGCTGTGACAGTTGCATATATTACATCTTTGGTGCTAAATGAAAGTGAAGGAAAGACATTTTTTGTGATAATACCAGTTGCCTTGGTTATTATATCAGATCTTACAATATTTCGGCAACAAAAACAGCGTAACCCAGTGCTCAATATGCTAGTTATATTTGGACTACGATCTCAGGAAATCGTAAACGCATTGGATGTTTtctcaaaattacaaaacattATGGCAGATttatcaattttcattttttatttttgcttagcTACTTGCTTTGGTAATCAATTTGTACACCTAgctgatattaaataaattcatgattgtaaaaataaaaacaaagaacacttgtcaaataaaaatataattaagtgtGACTGTTTTGTAATCTTCTAACATTCTTGGTTTTACAGCAGGTAAGTGATTTCTATAAAAGCAAAATTGGTTATCAAGTAGAGTTGCAAAACTATCGATAGCACTAACGGTAAATACCATTTTATTGACCATCGAATGACCTTTTGCGACTAATTATAATGTAaaggatttccaaaatctgtcgtttacgttgaaactctaccctgagttcgattactggattgtcaaataaaagtcacaatttaatggctatacactaatctttatttctaaatccttataacttaacgctttattactcaatactctagtTTGCAACTCAACTTATAACTTGTtcacactttactcgacaactctctctttagaattgtcttactcgacaactctcttatcagaactgtgtcttgctgtcagtccggcagcccttatatagtagATTGTTGGTAATACATCGCCGCCCGAACATTCTTTctactacgaatatcgatgcctggataaatctggcaagttaaagatttcgattgtcaattctagtttgttctggtaccATTTACGTTACAATAATATCGTCTAATTTGAAAAGAAATCTATGCAGTCAAACatcaataatttttcacttGCGAAGTaagtaaaattgtaattaaatttgattgttttttaAGCAGCTATCACTTGGTATTAGTTTGcgacttaaaaaaatatcaataaaattcgaATAATATCCTCAAAACGTTCAAAGtgagtttttgtgtttttttaactCTCGACTCTGGTCGAAACATCATGAAAACTAAATAAGACTGATTTAATTGAACTGAAAGATATAAAACAGATTGGTCACACGCTCTCTTTGAACGCTGCTCAGTTGTCAAAAATATATCACATTAGaaatcaagaatgatagaatacaagattacgacattcgTTTACCGTTAGTTTTTTGGGCTTTAATTTCCTATCGCATTACGTTATAAAGACCCAGTGCACggtagtacaaaacaataaaacaaaaccaaaaggtAGAAGTGAGCGGTAGTGCTTTCTTAGccgtcatcgattggctaagtgTTATAGAGAAGCCAATAGAACGCTCTACCCTGTAATTCAAACAGACAGGCAGTACTTATGGTGCAAGCCTAGAATTTCTTTttaatcatgcgcaatagtattgcaccattttcttaggcggagaaatacttaaatctgcacaaaaatatttttttatcactttGTTTCGAGCTGCGTTTATGCCTTacgttttattcaataaatcaaaatgtattttaaagtaaaaacgacaaaaatatacatgcgtatacatatttgcattatcatattgtaacggatttccaaaatctatcgtttactctaaaactctaccctgagttcgatcactggattgtcaaataaaagtcacactttaatggctatacactaatctttatttctaattccttataacttaacactttagtactcaatactctactttacaactctaacttataacttgtttacactttgctcgacaactctctctttagaattgtcctcactcgacaactctcttatcagaactgtgtcttgctgccagcccggcagcccttatatagtcgattgctaacatgttatcgtcactcgaacattctggcaactacgaatatcgatgtctagatacatctggcaagttatcgccttcgattgtctattctagtttgttctggtgccattttcgttacactgccctccacttaagtctgatcgtcccgattagacatacttccagaaccaaacccTTAGCATTTCTTCCTTTCATCTCGTCTTTTAGGACACTGTTGTCCTCCTTAGCGTTTctttctccattggcattaatcctaaactttaaatcaatcagtaaccaaaaattatcctCGCAGTGGTCTACGCCGTTGATTCCAGGAACATGGATATATGGACGTCCTCTGTATCTGTGACgatacctgtccaccagctttctaaaatgctcttccaaatttcggatgaatctttccaccatgatatcgaatcgtggatgtgatgcagcttcacatattttccggacacatagcttctggcacatctcccaacttttgatATCCACGTCCGTCATCTCGTCAGTCTCTTTACTACGAATTGGGGTTTTCTCCGTCCTAGCCATCAAACCACTCCTGTTTCCCGATGTGCTGGTAGGTAATGGACCAGCTACAACCATGGCAAATTGCTCAAATGGCGTTCCCGaactgtactgcttcatctgaccaTGACTCTTGGAACTCGTCACCTAATTTGCAATGCAATCTCCCATTATTTTACGACAACCAACCAAACAAAACTGATTCTTCAACCTTCCCAAGGTTTCCGTGATTCTTATGTCCACTTCACTtggacctttgtgcatctcgTAGTGAACTTTTGGTAATCTCTCATTCCGACCAACCATGAAAGATCGGGAGATTtgtccttctttacttttccatacccgatataagcaaccagccaCTAACTTGAAGCTTTTGCACTGTGCCTTTGCGACTAGAGATTCTGCAGCCTTTTCTTCTTTCTCTGAACTTTCTTTGGACGTTTGAGAGTCTTCTTCCTTCAGATCATAATCTTTTATCCATGACACGTCTGTCTTCTCTGGGATCACCTGCGTCGATATATGTACCTTCTGTTCCTTCAACTGTGTCGACACCTGTGCCGAAACCTGCGATGGTATACCctctccatgcacttccagctgtgctgacacctcttctctttttaaggtcacctccatcgactcctcctctttcaactgtgaggatatcccattcacttccaattgtgttaacaaaatctctCCATGCGATTCTAAAGGTCTTAACATACAGGTCTGATTCGCTTCCAACAGTGTGGACATATTCTCCCCATGCACTACGAGTTGTGTTGACACCTCTGCTCTATTTGAGGCCACATCCATTGACTCATCCTCCTCCTCTTTTTCCAACTGTGAGGACACCCTATTCGCTTCCGACTGTGTTGACAAAATCTGCCCATGCGCTTCCAAAGTCCTTGACATACAAGCATCATTCGCTTCGGTCTGTGTTAACAAATTCTCGTCTTGCGTTTCCAGCTGTATTGACACATCCGCTGTATTTGAAGTCTCATCCATTTATTCTTCCTTCTGCTTCCCTAACTCTGAAGATACCCCATTCGCTTCCAACTTCCGCTCTTTTAACTGTACCGATATTTGAGCTGATATCTGCGTTGATAACTCTGTTATTTGCTCTTTTATCTGTtgggacaactttgttgttaaacGTGTGTCCTGCGCCTGGAACTGTGACGATATTGCAGACAAAAGTTTGTTCATGTCCAGTACCCCTGATGAACATGGAATCTCTTCCTTTTCCtcaattttcgttgttgattcctctaacagcgattcaaaaacaaattcgtccacgttgatgttttcttcttccatcgCCTCTCGCAAACGagcttgtaactcagctttcaacccattcgttgctaggcctcgttgttccaactcctttttgagttgtggtatctttaaatcgttgaacttaaccattatctcctatggaattttatttgtcaatcccacttctgacaccaattgtaacggatttccaaaatctgtcgtttactctaaaactctaccctgagttcgatcactggattgtcaaataaaagtcacactttaatggctatacactaatctttatttctaattccttataacttaacactttagtactcaatactctactttacaactctaacttataacttgtttacactttgctcgacaactctctctttagaattgtcctcactcgacaactctcttatcagaactgtgtcttgctgccagcccggcagcccttatatagtcgattgctaacatgttatcgtcactcgaacattctggcaactacgaatatcgatgtctagatacatctggcaagttatcgccttcgattgtctattctagtttgttctggtgccattttcgttacaatataaaatatataaacttgaaaaagaagtgcgCAATGGCGGAGTTTAATTACaatagcacaaaaaaaaaatcatatataaagagttttttttcacttttccaaccaacaaaaaatttggcaaaaatgtcgaactttttgtaacaaaacaaacattttcaattataaatctgaattattatattggattatTTTAGAGATGACGATTTTAAGAatcacgttcattgtgatattttatctacacattattcaatttggttcactatgttttacatttccggttttcatttgacaattcttcacGTTGCCTATTCTCATTCTGGGTCGTGACGGCGTCACTAtggcgtaatcttgtcttccATCATTctcaggggcgaacgcaggggggtgttttggggtgttaaacccccccccccccaaagtaattgagtttttaaataatagaattttattctacatagtcatttgaaaaattgtaatttgttgttttcaaagcaatctttctgccgacgatgtatgaatatgtaaaataaatgaatacattagtcactaacagcgttgccgttttgatacaattgtatcttttttgatactttttttttctaaattttgtgatttgatacttttttgttcacaaacggcctattttgatacatttctgctgatagaatttaaatttttgaaactatgaaaatgttaagctaaaaacaaacctattgtatatggacagtattaaaaagttgtgggaatgtaggccaattaaaaaacccagaaaaatataaactggactttgccttataactctgtggctgctgaactggattttttagatgtaaggggaattgtgagtcgaaaatggacttcttttgaaaattagttctgaactgaaaagtcaccaataagttttctattatttttattagagtttattgttaatcataatacaggaaaaataaaaactcatttattatgactttcagttttcattccatgagcaaactgttgtgaaataaatttaaattaaaaaaaattatgctatttggggcattctctggaaaaaaaagccacttgaaaaaaaaagttctttattttctttggcaatgatatatcttatagtacgtgtaaaacctaaaataaaacatatggttttaggtctgtgtaacgcggggttgccatattataaggggccaaagttttttgtaaaaaaattttcgaaccgccataactttaaaactaatgaacagattttaaaataccatgtgacttttttgtacagaatttctcaaattttgaaactgtatattgtaaaaaattttaaaattaatatttcatagcaaaaaatgaaaaatttttttttcccccaaagggaattttgggataccaatatttgtatgagctacaaataaaaaacaaactcagaacatgatgaaaaatcattgatttatgcactattattatcagaatttagcgtaacccaggattaacgacgtggacatAGTAGACATTTAAtctcttcttgtttttttttttttattttttgtaattttttttgtatttttcaaatttttaatttttttttgtttgtttttttgatttttgctttttcttttaattattacgtagattagattcaagtacgtgataattttaaataaaaaaaacgctgagatcccgatgatttcgttgctgaatttagaatgtggaaaaggttaaaaatcttttcttcagattaaattttctaactaaatttttgaatatatttttaggaactggttaaatcaaacaaagagatccaaaacttttttagacgcgttgaattgttgcgatgcaaacattttcaaaacagtgcatcgttttttaaagattggagcaacaatccctatatctgtcacttcaagtgaacgctcgttttcctcacttcgcaggcttaaaacatatttaagaaataaaactggagaagcacgcctgaacggaatggctctcttgaatatccatagagatatagacgtgacggaggaagagattttaaatgttatggtcCAAAATAAAAGatgattagacttcaatttctgaataaaataatgaaacattgtctttttacctaaactccccccccccccaaatttttttcctgcgttcgccactgatcattcttgtttaaaaattctatcgacGCTTGcgttattcaaattcaaattagttttctcaatttcacatttaccaattaattttttaccaatTAATTGGCATCGTTCAACATCAGGAACGATCGGACATTAACGCTGATTTCTCTTGATATGTAATTATTTCAGAATTATATTATACCGTAGACCAACCAATTTTCAACTAGGTTATGAAAATCACCGATTATTAAAATACAGGAAATAACATGACTTGTGAACCCCCTAAATGTACCTCAGCAGCATTATTGAGCGTCGAAATAGCTATCAGCAGTACACACTCCAGCACACCGTAAATAAAATACtcgaataaataatttccaaacCAACCAATCATATTGAACTGCAGCCATAGTTAGCTCTGATTGGCTAATGGATAAGCGCGTTGAATTATGTGGCGAGCACTATTTAGAGTTCTAACAGAACAATGTGCATATTGTACAATTAGAAGTCAATTGTTTTTGCATTCACTTAAGAGTTTTTGAGCGCGGAAGACGAAAAATAAGagcaaatatgtacatttaaacaaaaaattataaaaataaatcgtgacgtaaaattaattttcctaaattttctaaaaatattaacgaaaattgcattaagtgaaaataaacaATGGCGCGATACGATTCACAAATATGTCGCGACTCACCAAATTGTTACAACAATGACAATATGTATTTTAACGAGCTGCGGCTTAATGATGTTTCAATAATTGAACGTACGTGGTTTGAATattgttaacaaaaataaatattttttataatttaaattaaaatattatattgatatacatgtgcatgtacatatgtatgtatatatatttgtatgtgattttcAAGATAAATTGATATTAGGGaagtgaaaatgtttaaatcTATGGTTCAATGTGTTTTGAGAATatctaaattaaacaaaaatgtgaaatataccGGAATTATAACACAGCTGCTAAACATTAGtgcgttttatataaattaaagtcaCTGTAGTTCAGCTCTATATTTCTTTAAAGAACTAAAACAAAACGTGCtacataaattttctaaaaactacaaattaaattatttttttaatgtcaaagaTAAGCAAATTACTCACcggcaaataaaattaaatccttaaaagtgaaaaaaatgtttgttatttattttattaccgtCGGGATTACAGGTAATACCAGGGTTCACAAGGGTAATTCTTTTCTGTGAAAATGCGAAGAACTTGCTTTCTTAGAGAAGTTACAAGAAAATACAAAGCCTCTTTCTGTGTCCGGGGATTAAGAAAAAGCTAATTTTAgtgtatttattgtaaaaagTATATCTTGCAAAATGTTGCACAAAGTGTAATGGTTTGTTACACctaaatgttatttgttaaaattaaaactaaacgatcTAACTCGTTATATAGTATAGTGTTATTagtgttatatgtatataccaaagtgatcaagagGAGACGATTTGAAATTTGAGTAAGAATTAAGATACTTTAATTAGTCTTCGTACACCTTTTCCTGGGCACCTTGAAATGTTTGGTGTGGCAAATGTGCGGAATCGGTATATTCCCACGGCACCGACCACTTCACCATatatcaagaactactcgaccaatttcaacgaaattccaTATCTTTCGATatgtgtacttacatatataatcattatcATGATTTCAGttgactttatgtcgaatatatatgtatgggtccaattgtgtgttattatagtaaaattttgtgGAAACTGGTTCTTGAATATAGACCTGCCTCTAGCACCAATATACCAAATATAGTAATGAAATCGGCAAAGAGAACCTTGGTCTAGTCCCCATATCATTATTAATAATAGAATAGAAGATGTCGCATATACTAATTTAGTGAGAATATTTCGCGAGCAATCTggtaatgaaaaataatgaaaactgtGGCTACTGATGTGGCTACTGATGTGATGCTATAACATAGCACTACTATGATTAATAAAGTGATTTGtgttagtttaatttatttttatttatgtaaaaatctagaatcataaaatgtattatagtAAGGAAACTAAGCGAGTATATGATGTATGGTTcaagttaatattttattaaatatgagtGATTTCACGATTTCGTCGATATTTGATTATTCTtgtaatatacatttt
This portion of the Zeugodacus cucurbitae isolate PBARC_wt_2022May chromosome 3, idZeuCucr1.2, whole genome shotgun sequence genome encodes:
- the LOC105217413 gene encoding uncharacterized protein LOC105217413; translated protein: MELQQSPEVDELQERVKLRREARRKKILENAKSRLEKLSMKQGGDGDSGLVHQHSSQQLQESCEYSDPEVEPDIPETLQMPFQQFENTFKGFESSLNQEATQERENPFLKYKLHVVLAVTVAYITSLVLNESEGKTFFVIIPVALVIISDLTIFRQQKQRNPVLNMLVIFGLRSQEIVNALDVFSKLQNIMADLSIFIFYFCLATCFGNQFVHLADIK